One Endozoicomonas gorgoniicola DNA window includes the following coding sequences:
- the dcm gene encoding DNA (cytosine-5-)-methyltransferase, with product MTPNYYSIAQVADILGVSKETLRRWDNNGTLVPEKRGEDNNYRQYHRSQLDRFEQAQLLFNSNWDEEKNITPKRDYGLVELFAGAGGLAIGLDKAGFKSIVHNEIDKHACNTLRKNRPDWKVVEGDITNVDFTPYHGQVDIVSGGFPCQAFSYAGKKLGFEDTRGTMFFEFARAVKETNPKIFIAENVRGLLNHESGQTLEAIKNVIDELGYELVEPRVLKAIFYQVPQKRERLILVGIRKDLADYVEFKWPSPYKRIMTMRDALKKGDLYPEDVPESAGQNYPARKAEILANVPEGGYWRDLPDDLQREYMKKSYFLGGGKTGMARRLAWDEPSLTLTCAPAQKQTERCHPEETRPLTVREYARIQTFPDSWEFTGPLTAQYKQIGNAVPVNLAHAIGRSLIRLLNDIEAINEQSTVIDTLISEPPKPVETEQLAMAL from the coding sequence ATGACACCTAATTACTACAGTATCGCCCAGGTGGCTGATATTCTCGGCGTCTCCAAGGAGACGCTCAGGCGTTGGGACAACAACGGAACACTTGTCCCCGAGAAGAGAGGTGAAGACAATAACTATCGTCAATACCACCGTTCCCAGCTCGACAGGTTTGAGCAGGCTCAACTACTTTTCAACAGTAACTGGGATGAAGAAAAAAATATTACCCCGAAAAGAGATTATGGTCTGGTAGAACTATTTGCAGGCGCAGGGGGGCTGGCCATCGGTTTAGATAAAGCGGGCTTCAAGTCCATTGTCCATAACGAAATCGATAAACATGCTTGTAACACCCTGAGAAAAAACCGCCCTGACTGGAAAGTGGTTGAAGGCGATATAACGAATGTGGATTTCACCCCTTACCACGGGCAGGTAGACATTGTCTCTGGTGGTTTTCCATGCCAGGCATTTTCCTATGCAGGGAAAAAGCTGGGTTTTGAAGATACCCGGGGAACGATGTTCTTTGAATTTGCCCGGGCTGTGAAAGAGACCAATCCCAAAATCTTTATTGCAGAAAACGTTCGTGGTCTTCTAAACCATGAAAGTGGGCAGACGCTGGAAGCGATCAAGAACGTTATTGATGAGCTGGGTTATGAACTGGTTGAACCCCGTGTCTTGAAGGCTATTTTTTATCAGGTTCCACAAAAACGGGAGCGACTGATACTGGTCGGTATCCGTAAAGACCTGGCTGATTATGTTGAGTTTAAGTGGCCTTCACCTTACAAGCGCATTATGACCATGCGTGACGCTCTCAAGAAAGGTGACTTGTACCCGGAAGACGTTCCCGAGTCTGCTGGCCAGAATTACCCGGCAAGAAAGGCTGAAATCCTCGCCAATGTTCCTGAGGGTGGTTACTGGAGAGACCTGCCGGACGACCTTCAGCGTGAGTACATGAAGAAAAGTTACTTTCTGGGAGGTGGTAAAACGGGAATGGCACGCCGCCTGGCCTGGGATGAACCTAGCCTGACACTGACTTGTGCCCCGGCGCAAAAGCAGACAGAACGTTGCCATCCCGAAGAAACCCGACCATTGACGGTTAGAGAGTACGCAAGAATTCAAACCTTCCCCGACAGCTGGGAGTTCACTGGCCCTCTGACCGCACAGTATAAACAGATCGGTAATGCTGTCCCTGTGAACCTGGCTCATGCCATAGGCCGATCATTAATCCGGTTGCTGAACGACATTGAGGCGATCAATGAGCAATCGACTGTTATCGACACACTCATTTCGGAGCCCCCGAAGCCTGTCGAAACGGAACAGCTGGCGATGGCTTTATAG
- a CDS encoding very short patch repair endonuclease produces the protein MDTLLPAVRSHVMAAIHSKNTKPELIVRKALHALGFRYRIHCKNLPGSPDLVLSKYKAVIQVNGCFWHGHDCHLFKMPKTRTEYWQQKISSNQARDEKNREALLESGWRLMVVWECAIQGKQRLNREVLVSLMENWVLVGNGFVEIRGDASL, from the coding sequence ATGGATACCCTTTTACCTGCTGTCAGAAGCCATGTGATGGCTGCCATCCACAGCAAAAACACCAAGCCAGAGCTAATCGTCCGCAAGGCTCTCCATGCCCTCGGCTTTCGCTACCGAATTCACTGCAAAAACCTCCCCGGCTCCCCTGACCTGGTATTGTCAAAATACAAGGCTGTAATCCAGGTTAATGGCTGTTTCTGGCATGGTCATGACTGCCATCTCTTCAAAATGCCCAAGACGCGCACAGAGTATTGGCAACAAAAGATCAGCAGCAATCAAGCACGGGACGAGAAAAACAGGGAGGCCTTGCTGGAGTCTGGCTGGCGTTTGATGGTCGTTTGGGAATGTGCTATTCAGGGAAAGCAGAGGCTGAATCGGGAGGTATTGGTTAGCCTGATGGAGAATTGGGTGTTGGTGGGAAATGGGTTTGTGGAGATAAGGGGCGATGCCAGTCTTTAA
- a CDS encoding opioid growth factor receptor-related protein, which translates to MPVSGPKPPSTGSTGFTSPSEPPEAEGLPAPARRIPKNDNRTSGKSLSERRAAVAVKVPPHMGGAAKAEVRSVTQSLERSRDRQAMLEGQKFLCNHLESLSQQLNRSGAAEPVNYRLVFIPRGKPPVSVIPPEQGGADVQARVQALRQQAKPLVRQTMAYFSQGRVQELEQQLAEVKQEIRQQINRLGQLQVEVAMAPVVPAPTALKRQEPLPGEPPENADPATDDPEFVLIPQPVAKPAASKRPAPDSRPVPVPDAVPVVAPAPASRKTTTQQWLDFYRSGGRINGQRLTLNQIRQFTARQMEDEHQYIQLLFPNQHQSPHNPDAPALTPEMIQEIQRDPALQGELQKSLDQMLKFWGLKRIGDDIQVIPGQAEGHAKWIGDFDHNHQRITRVLSCLNECGYVKCASSLEKALQAERQRNRQAPVAFWTNAVGTLSNSPLYFSKTPN; encoded by the coding sequence ATGCCAGTTTCCGGACCTAAACCGCCTTCAACAGGAAGTACCGGGTTTACCTCACCTTCTGAACCGCCAGAGGCAGAAGGTTTACCCGCGCCAGCCAGACGTATTCCCAAAAACGACAACCGAACATCTGGCAAGTCTCTCAGTGAACGCCGGGCCGCTGTTGCTGTAAAGGTTCCGCCCCATATGGGAGGGGCTGCTAAGGCAGAAGTCAGAAGTGTCACTCAGAGTCTTGAGCGTTCCAGAGACCGGCAGGCGATGTTAGAAGGCCAGAAGTTTCTTTGTAATCATCTGGAGAGTCTTTCACAGCAGCTTAATCGTTCTGGTGCAGCAGAGCCTGTTAATTACCGACTGGTGTTCATACCCAGGGGAAAACCTCCCGTCAGTGTGATTCCTCCTGAGCAAGGGGGGGCAGATGTTCAGGCAAGGGTTCAGGCATTGCGACAGCAGGCGAAACCGCTTGTCCGGCAGACCATGGCCTATTTCTCGCAAGGTCGGGTTCAGGAGCTGGAGCAACAGCTGGCTGAGGTAAAGCAGGAAATCAGGCAACAGATTAACAGACTGGGGCAACTTCAGGTAGAGGTTGCTATGGCACCTGTAGTGCCAGCCCCTACTGCGCTAAAGAGGCAGGAACCCTTACCGGGAGAGCCTCCGGAAAACGCTGACCCTGCGACAGATGACCCGGAGTTTGTGCTGATACCTCAGCCCGTCGCTAAACCGGCAGCGTCCAAACGACCTGCGCCAGATTCCCGACCGGTCCCTGTTCCCGATGCTGTGCCTGTTGTTGCTCCAGCTCCGGCTTCCCGCAAGACAACAACACAACAGTGGTTAGACTTTTACCGATCCGGGGGTCGAATTAACGGACAACGACTCACGCTGAATCAGATAAGACAGTTTACGGCCAGACAGATGGAAGATGAGCATCAGTACATTCAGCTGTTGTTTCCCAACCAGCATCAAAGTCCACACAACCCGGATGCTCCCGCGCTAACCCCTGAAATGATTCAGGAGATCCAGAGAGACCCGGCACTGCAGGGCGAACTGCAAAAATCCCTGGATCAAATGTTGAAATTCTGGGGGTTAAAACGTATCGGGGATGATATACAGGTTATTCCGGGACAGGCAGAAGGGCATGCAAAGTGGATCGGTGACTTTGACCATAACCACCAGCGCATAACCCGCGTATTGAGTTGTCTGAATGAGTGTGGCTATGTTAAGTGTGCTTCCAGCCTGGAAAAAGCACTGCAAGCTGAAAGACAGCGAAACCGGCAGGCTCCTGTCGCTTTCTGGACGAATGCAGTAGGAACCCTTTCGAACAGCCCTCTGTACTTTTCCAAAACCCCCAATTAA
- the cysD gene encoding sulfate adenylyltransferase subunit CysD, translating into MSGEQSRYQLNHLKQLEAESIHIIREVTAGFDNPVMLYSIGKDSAVMLHLAMKAFYPGKPPFPLMHVDTLWKFKEMIEFRDQHVKQLGLELIVHTNPEGVEQGIGPFTHGSAKHTDVMKTQALKQALDQYGFDAAFGGARRDEEKSRAKERVYSFRDANHRWDPKNQRPELWNIYNSQVEKGESIRVFPLSNWTELDIWQYIHQENIPIVPLYLSKERPVVERDGNLIMVDDERLPLYEDEEPQMKKVRFRTLGCYPLTGAVESNADTLTEVIQEMLLTNTSERQGRVIDHDSAGSMEKKKQEGYF; encoded by the coding sequence ATGTCTGGTGAACAGTCGCGCTATCAGCTGAATCATCTTAAACAGCTGGAAGCGGAAAGCATTCATATTATTCGTGAAGTGACAGCCGGGTTTGATAACCCGGTGATGCTCTATTCCATTGGCAAGGACTCGGCTGTGATGCTGCATCTTGCCATGAAGGCATTCTATCCGGGAAAGCCCCCCTTTCCTTTAATGCATGTTGACACTCTTTGGAAATTCAAAGAGATGATTGAGTTCCGCGATCAGCATGTAAAACAACTTGGGCTGGAGCTGATTGTTCATACCAACCCGGAAGGTGTTGAGCAGGGTATTGGCCCCTTTACCCATGGCAGCGCTAAACATACCGATGTTATGAAAACCCAGGCTTTAAAACAGGCACTGGATCAGTATGGTTTTGATGCCGCTTTTGGGGGAGCCCGTCGTGATGAAGAAAAGTCCAGGGCGAAAGAGCGTGTCTACTCCTTCCGGGACGCTAACCACCGCTGGGACCCGAAAAATCAGCGGCCGGAGCTTTGGAACATTTACAACAGCCAGGTAGAGAAAGGCGAAAGCATACGGGTTTTTCCGTTGTCTAACTGGACTGAGCTGGATATCTGGCAGTATATCCATCAGGAAAATATCCCGATTGTCCCCCTGTACCTGTCAAAAGAGCGCCCGGTGGTTGAACGGGATGGCAACCTGATTATGGTGGACGATGAACGACTTCCGTTGTATGAAGATGAAGAGCCGCAAATGAAAAAAGTGCGTTTCCGTACTTTAGGCTGCTATCCACTGACCGGTGCCGTGGAGTCCAATGCGGACACCCTGACTGAAGTGATTCAGGAAATGCTTCTGACCAACACCTCGGAACGACAGGGCAGGGTGATTGATCACGACAGCGCAGGCTCCATGGAAAAGAAAAAACAAGAGGGGTACTTTTAA
- the cysN gene encoding sulfate adenylyltransferase subunit CysN has translation MSRGLMPHQSDLIASDIEEYLRRHEQKEILRFLTCGSVDDGKSTLIGRLLHDTSMIYEDQLASVQTDSKRVGTQGEKVDLALLVDGLQAEREQGITIDVAYRYFSTEKRKYIIADTPGHEQYTRNMATGASTCDLAIILVDARQGVLTQTRRHTYIANLLGIRHLVVAVNKMDLVDFSEERFTDIRNEYLGFAESLNLGDVRFVPISALEGDNVVERSTQMPWYSDQTLMEILETVEVADDRNLDDFRLPVQYVNRPNLNFRGYAGTIASGVIKTGDRIKVLPSGQESKVSDIVTYDGHLSEAFAGQAVTLTLDDEIDISRGDMMVHSGHSDRNPSKVSSYFNASVVWMGEQPMQPGRQYWIKFATRQIVGSFAGIHHRVDVNTLEQQAVDELQLNEIASCSLNLTQPVAVDVYAANRQTGAFIVIDRLTNATVASGMVESAGSAQRQTEPVSVQERTHRLNQNPALVQVRNADQLQLLERQLFDRGFLPAIVDQQPDWQIRAEALLEAGLVVLVNTLDDWTPATHPVVKVSAETSLDQLCGRLGRV, from the coding sequence ATGTCCCGGGGACTAATGCCACACCAGTCTGATTTGATCGCCAGTGATATTGAGGAATACCTGCGTCGGCATGAGCAGAAAGAGATACTTCGGTTCCTCACCTGTGGCAGTGTAGACGACGGAAAAAGTACACTCATTGGCCGGTTGTTGCACGACACCAGCATGATTTATGAAGACCAGCTGGCTTCGGTGCAGACCGACAGCAAGCGGGTCGGCACTCAGGGAGAAAAGGTTGATCTGGCGTTGCTGGTGGATGGTTTGCAGGCAGAGCGTGAGCAGGGAATTACGATTGATGTTGCCTATCGTTATTTCTCAACAGAAAAGCGTAAGTACATCATTGCTGATACGCCGGGGCATGAACAATATACCCGAAATATGGCAACCGGCGCGTCAACCTGCGATCTGGCCATTATTCTGGTTGATGCCCGGCAGGGCGTGCTGACCCAGACCCGTCGGCATACCTATATCGCCAATCTTCTTGGTATTCGGCATCTGGTTGTGGCTGTCAACAAAATGGATCTGGTGGACTTCAGTGAGGAACGCTTTACCGATATTCGTAATGAATATCTGGGGTTTGCTGAATCCCTGAATCTGGGGGATGTGCGTTTTGTACCCATCTCGGCGCTGGAAGGTGACAATGTGGTGGAACGCAGTACTCAAATGCCCTGGTACAGCGACCAGACCCTGATGGAGATACTGGAAACCGTGGAGGTGGCTGACGACCGTAATCTTGATGATTTCCGCCTGCCTGTTCAGTACGTTAACCGTCCCAACCTTAATTTTCGAGGTTATGCCGGTACCATTGCATCGGGTGTTATCAAGACCGGAGACCGTATAAAGGTTCTGCCCTCGGGTCAGGAAAGCAAAGTATCCGACATTGTGACCTATGATGGTCATCTGTCCGAAGCCTTCGCCGGTCAGGCTGTCACACTGACCCTGGACGATGAGATTGATATCAGCCGTGGCGATATGATGGTTCACAGTGGTCATAGTGATAGAAACCCTTCTAAGGTTTCAAGCTACTTTAATGCCAGTGTTGTCTGGATGGGGGAACAGCCCATGCAGCCCGGGCGGCAGTACTGGATCAAGTTTGCCACCCGCCAGATAGTGGGCAGTTTTGCGGGTATTCATCACCGGGTTGATGTTAATACGCTGGAACAGCAGGCTGTTGATGAGTTGCAACTCAATGAAATCGCTTCCTGTTCGTTAAACCTGACACAACCGGTGGCTGTGGACGTCTATGCCGCTAATCGTCAGACAGGCGCATTTATAGTGATTGATCGCCTGACCAATGCGACGGTTGCTTCAGGGATGGTGGAGTCAGCAGGTTCAGCGCAAAGGCAAACGGAGCCGGTTTCGGTGCAGGAGCGAACTCATCGTTTAAATCAAAATCCGGCACTGGTTCAGGTGAGGAATGCTGACCAGTTGCAGTTGCTCGAAAGGCAGCTGTTTGACCGGGGCTTTCTACCAGCTATTGTGGATCAGCAGCCAGACTGGCAAATCAGGGCTGAAGCTTTGCTGGAGGCCGGGCTGGTGGTTCTGGTGAACACTCTGGATGACTGGACTCCTGCCACTCATCCGGTTGTAAAAGTCAGTGCGGAAACCTCGCTGGATCAACTTTGCGGTAGGTTGGGACGAGTGTAA
- a CDS encoding sodium-dependent transporter, translating into MPSAPAQNDIASSNDGLQPRSAFSSRLGFVMAAAGSAVGVGNIWGFPTQVAGHGGAAFILVYLLMVVVLAYPMLVAEMTIGRMAQKNPVAAMGSLSDKPFWKKTGAVVGIAGIVTLSLIISFYAIISGWLLAFMLEPLAKLAGMTGLASWLTSFSTSLNLIAMGAFMAVTIHVVRAGVSNGIERWSKKLMPMMFILLIGLAAYIMTLEGAEQGLLMYLKPDFSHILEPSLLVNAMGQAFFSLSLGVCAIMVYGSYLSEKESLPKTAAMVTALDTSVALLAGLLVIPAMTVAQANGVTIYAPDGTLLESDTLVFTVLPALFNSMGAAGSLVAIAFFALMSIAALTSSISMLEAPVNTVCEQLNSCRSRMSIVIGGAVSVVSAIIILNFEALFGLVVTLTTVYGQPLLALLFGLMLTWVLRRDRLLNELKKGSPDMEQSLFWKIWPWYVKFVCPVLMLFVLLK; encoded by the coding sequence ATGCCCTCAGCACCCGCTCAAAATGATATTGCCTCGTCGAATGATGGTTTACAGCCCCGTTCTGCCTTCTCATCACGCCTCGGTTTTGTAATGGCTGCAGCAGGCTCTGCCGTGGGGGTTGGCAATATCTGGGGATTTCCAACCCAGGTAGCGGGCCATGGCGGTGCTGCCTTTATACTGGTTTACCTGCTGATGGTGGTCGTGCTGGCCTACCCAATGCTTGTGGCTGAGATGACAATAGGCCGTATGGCACAGAAAAACCCTGTAGCAGCCATGGGATCGCTGTCCGATAAACCTTTCTGGAAAAAAACCGGTGCGGTTGTGGGCATTGCCGGCATTGTCACGTTATCCCTGATTATCAGTTTCTACGCCATTATTTCCGGCTGGCTTCTGGCGTTCATGCTGGAACCTCTGGCAAAACTGGCAGGAATGACCGGGCTTGCCAGCTGGCTGACCAGTTTCTCGACCTCGCTAAACCTGATTGCCATGGGCGCTTTTATGGCTGTGACGATCCATGTGGTACGGGCAGGTGTCAGCAACGGTATTGAACGCTGGTCAAAGAAACTGATGCCCATGATGTTCATTCTGTTGATTGGCCTGGCCGCCTATATCATGACCCTGGAAGGAGCCGAACAGGGTCTGCTCATGTACCTGAAACCCGATTTCAGCCATATCCTTGAGCCCTCTCTTCTGGTTAATGCCATGGGGCAGGCTTTCTTCTCCCTGTCACTGGGGGTCTGCGCCATCATGGTGTATGGCAGCTACCTGTCTGAAAAAGAGAGTCTTCCGAAAACCGCCGCCATGGTGACAGCTCTGGATACCAGTGTCGCCCTGCTGGCCGGTTTGCTGGTCATACCCGCTATGACGGTTGCACAGGCAAACGGCGTCACGATTTATGCACCCGATGGCACCCTGCTGGAATCCGATACACTGGTGTTCACCGTTCTCCCCGCCCTGTTCAACAGCATGGGAGCTGCCGGCTCTCTTGTCGCCATCGCATTCTTCGCGCTGATGAGCATTGCTGCCCTGACGTCCTCTATTTCCATGCTGGAAGCTCCGGTTAACACCGTCTGCGAACAGCTGAATAGCTGCCGTTCAAGAATGTCCATCGTGATTGGTGGAGCAGTATCCGTTGTGTCAGCCATTATCATCCTGAACTTTGAGGCGCTTTTTGGTCTGGTGGTTACACTGACAACGGTTTACGGACAGCCTCTTTTAGCTCTGCTGTTTGGGCTCATGCTGACCTGGGTTCTGCGGCGGGATCGGTTGCTGAATGAGCTGAAAAAAGGCAGTCCGGACATGGAACAGAGCCTGTTCTGGAAGATCTGGCCCTGGTATGTGAAATTTGTTTGTCCGGTACTGATGCTGTTTGTCCTGCTGAAATAA
- a CDS encoding IS1634 family transposase, whose translation MPPIQYRSQVMDHLGLVAGMCKELGIADHIDRRAPKVSDEWNISHGEAVVAMIINGLGFTGQSLHMFPQFFSNKPLDKLIREGIEPEHINDKVLGRTLDELFELGVSKVYFELAIKVATHLKLPCDALNLDGTGFHVDGRYNSEEEVSDEDLNCIRLCKGYSRDHRPDLNQAILLLLTENRAGIPMFMKAASGNVTDKTSFKQVVSEHIKSFKAALNARYFIGDAALYVAETVQELSQQDQLFISRVPLNIGAAKELVQSAPLRSMVEVEGFEHYESVETLSDYAGVVQRWVLFRNNQSQKTEQKTLTRRMQKKSLKEFKELEKLGKKPFCCESDAMEAFKLWQKQSVYCQAEPEIIESPCYKTKGRPADGTVPDHYEYYVTGSCAVAVQTRRDAEASLGCFVLATNDTDTARLDAGELLRTYKSQQQVERGFRFLKSPDFLVSSLYLKKPERIEALLMVMTLCLMVYAAIQHRIRYELKRQSRTFPDMKKKPAQNPTGRWVFLCFDGIHVLSVNGTEKHMVGISERQSTIIFILGSTYQEIYS comes from the coding sequence ATGCCTCCTATTCAATACCGCTCTCAGGTCATGGATCATCTCGGTCTAGTGGCTGGAATGTGCAAAGAGCTGGGCATTGCCGACCATATCGACAGGCGCGCGCCCAAAGTATCTGACGAATGGAACATCTCCCACGGTGAGGCCGTTGTCGCGATGATTATCAATGGCCTCGGCTTTACGGGGCAGTCTCTCCACATGTTCCCTCAGTTCTTCTCCAATAAACCCCTCGATAAACTGATCAGAGAGGGGATTGAGCCCGAGCACATAAACGACAAAGTTCTTGGAAGAACACTGGATGAACTGTTTGAACTGGGTGTCAGTAAAGTCTATTTTGAGCTGGCTATCAAGGTGGCTACGCATCTCAAATTGCCATGTGATGCACTCAACCTTGATGGCACAGGATTTCACGTCGATGGCCGTTATAACAGCGAGGAGGAAGTCAGTGACGAAGACCTCAATTGCATCAGGCTTTGCAAGGGCTACAGCCGAGATCATCGTCCTGATCTGAACCAGGCCATATTGCTCCTGCTGACCGAAAACCGGGCAGGCATTCCGATGTTTATGAAAGCAGCCAGCGGTAATGTGACGGACAAGACCAGTTTCAAACAAGTGGTTTCTGAGCATATAAAGAGCTTCAAAGCGGCACTTAATGCCCGTTACTTCATCGGTGATGCCGCATTGTATGTGGCTGAAACCGTTCAGGAACTGAGTCAGCAGGATCAGTTGTTTATCTCCAGAGTTCCTCTCAACATTGGTGCAGCCAAAGAACTGGTTCAAAGTGCGCCATTGCGCTCAATGGTTGAGGTTGAAGGGTTTGAGCATTACGAATCTGTAGAAACTCTGTCTGACTATGCAGGTGTCGTACAACGTTGGGTACTGTTTCGAAATAATCAAAGCCAGAAAACAGAACAGAAGACACTGACAAGGCGTATGCAGAAAAAGTCCCTGAAGGAATTCAAGGAACTTGAGAAATTGGGCAAGAAGCCATTCTGTTGCGAATCGGATGCCATGGAAGCTTTCAAGCTATGGCAAAAACAGTCCGTATACTGCCAGGCTGAACCTGAGATCATCGAGAGTCCCTGCTATAAAACCAAAGGCCGTCCTGCTGATGGGACAGTTCCCGACCACTATGAATATTATGTGACAGGCTCCTGCGCGGTTGCTGTACAGACTCGTCGTGATGCAGAAGCATCGTTGGGTTGTTTTGTTCTGGCAACCAACGATACAGATACAGCCCGGCTTGACGCTGGCGAACTACTGAGGACGTATAAATCCCAGCAGCAGGTTGAGAGAGGTTTTCGCTTCCTGAAGAGCCCTGATTTTCTGGTGTCTTCACTGTATCTCAAAAAACCTGAGCGTATTGAGGCCCTGTTAATGGTGATGACACTCTGCCTTATGGTCTATGCTGCAATTCAGCATCGAATCCGCTATGAACTGAAAAGGCAGAGCCGAACGTTCCCGGACATGAAGAAGAAACCAGCCCAGAACCCAACGGGCAGATGGGTTTTCCTGTGCTTTGATGGGATTCATGTGCTGTCGGTTAACGGGACGGAGAAACACATGGTTGGAATATCGGAGAGGCAATCGACGATCATTTTTATTTTGGGCTCAACGTACCAAGAAATTTATTCCTGA
- a CDS encoding glycine C-acetyltransferase, with protein MKADFCAGLREQLEGLKQEGLYKYERVITTQQQADIKVTTGEEVINFCANNYLGLANSPELIQAGKDALDKYGYGMASVRFICGTQPVHLELEKRISEFLGMEETILYSSCFDANGGLFETLLGPEDAVISDSLNHASIIDGIRLCKAKRFRYANNDMVALEEQLKAATEAGSRQKLIVTDGVFSMDGVIANLKGICDLADKYDAMVMVDDCHATGFIGENGRGTHEHCGVMGRVDIITGTLGKALGGASGGYTSSRHPEIIEWLRNRSRPYLFSNTLSPTIAGASIKVLDMLEDGAELRERLRFNTRYFRTEMEKLGFNLAGNGHAIIPVMLGDATLAAKFADRMLEEGIYVVGFSFPVVPKGAARIRTQMSAAHSQEHMDKVIAAFAKVGRELGVIA; from the coding sequence ATGAAAGCCGATTTTTGCGCAGGGCTGCGTGAACAGTTGGAAGGCCTGAAACAAGAAGGTCTTTATAAGTACGAACGTGTTATTACCACTCAGCAGCAGGCTGATATCAAGGTAACAACAGGTGAAGAGGTCATTAACTTCTGTGCCAACAACTACCTGGGTCTGGCAAACTCGCCCGAGCTGATTCAGGCAGGCAAGGATGCCCTGGACAAGTATGGCTATGGCATGGCATCAGTGCGCTTTATCTGTGGCACTCAGCCGGTTCATCTGGAGCTGGAAAAGCGTATTTCTGAATTTTTGGGCATGGAAGAAACTATTCTGTACTCTTCATGCTTTGATGCAAATGGTGGACTGTTTGAGACACTGCTGGGACCTGAAGACGCTGTTATCAGTGATTCCCTGAATCATGCTTCTATTATTGACGGTATTCGTCTGTGTAAGGCTAAGCGTTTCCGCTATGCCAACAACGATATGGTCGCTCTGGAAGAGCAGCTCAAAGCAGCGACTGAAGCCGGTAGCCGCCAGAAATTGATTGTCACCGATGGCGTATTCTCAATGGATGGCGTGATTGCCAACCTGAAAGGCATTTGCGATTTGGCTGACAAGTACGATGCCATGGTTATGGTAGACGATTGTCATGCAACAGGCTTTATTGGCGAAAACGGTCGTGGCACCCATGAACACTGTGGCGTTATGGGTCGTGTTGACATTATCACCGGTACTCTGGGCAAAGCCCTCGGTGGTGCCTCCGGTGGTTACACATCTTCCCGCCATCCTGAAATCATTGAATGGCTGCGCAACCGCTCCCGTCCCTACCTGTTCTCAAACACCCTGAGCCCAACCATTGCCGGCGCTTCCATCAAGGTGCTGGATATGCTGGAAGATGGTGCAGAGTTGCGTGAACGTCTGCGCTTCAACACCCGTTATTTCCGTACAGAGATGGAAAAGCTGGGCTTTAACCTTGCCGGTAATGGCCATGCAATTATTCCGGTTATGCTGGGTGATGCGACGCTGGCGGCTAAATTTGCAGATCGTATGCTGGAAGAAGGCATTTATGTTGTTGGTTTCTCCTTCCCGGTTGTGCCTAAAGGTGCTGCCCGCATTCGTACCCAGATGTCTGCAGCCCACAGTCAGGAACACATGGATAAGGTTATTGCTGCTTTTGCCAAAGTAGGCCGCGAGCTTGGCGTCATTGCCTGA